Proteins from a genomic interval of Treponema succinifaciens DSM 2489:
- a CDS encoding CheR family methyltransferase has product MDRAEGLSSEQLAEEKNKITVVDFKMVTFSLSGKDYAIDIMKVKEIAKAGRFTYVPNALPFVRGVYNLRGDIIPIIDLRLFFNSEVHEHDDDYLENLLIVSVGEQTFGIVVDEIDKVVGIQKSSIQPPHPLFGDINIKYIYGVVESENNLYVLLDIDRIFGHRTSEEEKELAETAQNQAKLRQEAELAESAASPEKSVPEIEKPAEKEKNSVQDLNFIADSLKNFKKFYVSEITKDWTEKRYSEWCNERGEGKTQLQNETDADLFLNSFYSKCNGNWWTEEYADELEKMLPDNSAKNIVVWNPGCGKGYESYSLACILRKKYPSAKIRIYAHDIDLLSVSNAPLMTLSDEASNSWYQPYTVRTVSGEYAFNKDIKDSIMFEYHDCVNTNNLPPIDIVFARDLLAFLPDASRNTLLSEFSEKTKGNGVIIVGDNENIQIPGWNKVNASENISVYKK; this is encoded by the coding sequence ATGGACAGGGCTGAAGGCTTGTCTTCGGAACAACTTGCAGAAGAAAAAAACAAGATTACAGTTGTAGATTTCAAAATGGTTACGTTTTCTTTGTCTGGAAAAGATTATGCCATAGATATTATGAAGGTAAAGGAAATTGCAAAAGCCGGACGTTTTACTTATGTTCCGAATGCTCTTCCCTTTGTCCGTGGTGTCTACAATTTGCGTGGCGATATTATTCCGATTATTGATTTGCGCCTTTTCTTCAACAGCGAAGTTCATGAGCATGATGATGATTATCTTGAGAATTTGTTGATTGTTTCAGTTGGCGAGCAGACATTTGGAATTGTAGTTGACGAAATTGACAAGGTTGTTGGAATTCAGAAAAGTTCCATTCAGCCACCGCATCCTTTGTTTGGCGACATAAACATAAAGTATATTTACGGCGTTGTTGAATCCGAAAACAATCTTTATGTTCTTTTGGACATTGACAGAATTTTTGGTCACAGAACTTCAGAAGAAGAAAAAGAACTTGCGGAAACTGCCCAAAATCAGGCAAAATTGCGGCAGGAAGCTGAACTCGCAGAATCTGCGGCTTCTCCTGAAAAGTCTGTTCCTGAGATTGAAAAGCCTGCTGAAAAAGAAAAAAATTCTGTTCAGGATTTGAATTTCATAGCTGATTCACTTAAAAATTTCAAGAAATTCTATGTAAGCGAGATTACAAAGGATTGGACTGAAAAAAGATATTCAGAATGGTGCAATGAGCGTGGCGAAGGAAAAACTCAGCTTCAAAATGAAACTGATGCGGATTTGTTCTTAAATTCTTTCTATTCAAAATGCAATGGAAACTGGTGGACAGAAGAATACGCAGATGAGCTGGAAAAAATGCTTCCTGACAACAGCGCAAAAAATATTGTTGTTTGGAATCCGGGATGCGGAAAAGGCTACGAGTCTTATTCTTTGGCGTGCATATTAAGAAAAAAATATCCGTCTGCAAAAATTAGAATTTACGCTCATGATATTGATTTGCTTAGCGTTTCAAATGCTCCTCTTATGACGCTTTCGGATGAAGCTAGCAACAGTTGGTATCAGCCTTATACTGTTCGGACTGTAAGCGGTGAATATGCGTTCAACAAGGATATAAAAGATTCTATAATGTTTGAATACCATGACTGCGTAAACACAAATAATCTTCCTCCTATAGATATTGTGTTTGCAAGGGATTTGCTTGCGTTCTTGCCCGATGCTTCAAGAAATACGCTTTTGTCTGAATTTAGTGAAAAAACTAAAGGCAATGGTGTTATAATTGTTGGAGATAATGAAAATATTCAGATTCCAGGCTGGAACAAAGTAAATGCGTCAGAAAATATTTCAGTATATAAAAAATAG
- a CDS encoding MarR family winged helix-turn-helix transcriptional regulator gives MEYNVNSVISLISRIHTQTAEFTNKMLSNHNFVSSHGFILFLLSENAEMSMGEIAKKINRDKSTTTFLIRKLIDEKLVKCEQSRKDSRKKIISLTAEGKKYNNFTSEISNKLLSICYKSFSAEEKETLLNLLEKMSLNLEKEETQA, from the coding sequence ATGGAATACAACGTCAATTCTGTAATTTCGCTTATCTCAAGAATCCACACGCAGACCGCAGAATTTACAAACAAAATGCTTTCAAACCATAATTTTGTGTCTTCCCACGGATTTATACTTTTTCTTTTGTCTGAAAACGCAGAAATGTCCATGGGAGAAATTGCAAAAAAAATAAACAGAGATAAAAGCACCACAACATTTTTAATCAGAAAATTAATAGACGAAAAACTTGTAAAATGCGAACAAAGCAGAAAAGACAGCCGGAAAAAAATAATTTCTCTAACTGCTGAAGGAAAAAAATACAACAACTTTACAAGCGAAATTTCAAACAAACTGCTTTCAATTTGCTATAAAAGTTTTTCCGCAGAAGAAAAAGAAACGCTTTTAAATCTTCTGGAAAAAATGAGTCTGAACCTAGAAAAAGAAGAAACTCAAGCATAA
- a CDS encoding response regulator codes for MKTKQDFPSINERPPEGEKLDGTKYRVLVVDDSMFVAKQLTQILSSDGYEIVATAQDGKEGVDKYKELCPNVDLVTMDITMPRMDGITALEQIIAFDKNAKVVMVSALGKEELVKKSLLSGAKNYIVKPLDRKKVLERISAALK; via the coding sequence ATGAAAACAAAACAGGATTTTCCATCTATTAATGAGCGTCCGCCTGAAGGTGAAAAACTTGACGGAACAAAGTACCGTGTGCTAGTTGTAGACGATTCTATGTTTGTTGCAAAACAGCTCACTCAGATTCTTTCTAGTGATGGCTATGAAATTGTTGCTACAGCTCAGGACGGAAAAGAAGGCGTTGATAAATATAAAGAGCTTTGTCCGAATGTTGACTTAGTAACTATGGATATAACAATGCCTCGCATGGACGGAATTACAGCCCTTGAGCAGATTATTGCCTTTGACAAAAATGCCAAGGTTGTAATGGTCAGTGCGCTTGGAAAAGAAGAGCTTGTAAAAAAATCTCTTCTTAGCGGTGCAAAAAATTATATTGTCAAACCTTTGGACCGCAAGAAGGTTTTGGAACGCATAAGCGCGGCTTTAAAATAG
- a CDS encoding UDP-N-acetylmuramoyl-tripeptide--D-alanyl-D-alanine ligase: MNENDSLLSLEEILEAVNGVHVLGNSPLCIKSVQTDSRLVEKNTLFVPLIGENQDGHSYVPQAIEKGASVVFISMKNFENNGNYFVELHEKNPSVIFIAVENTLEALQKSAARYVEKFPHLIKIGVTGSSGKTTTKEILVSILSQKYKVISNKGNLNSETGLPLSVFNIRAEHECGVFEMGMNRENEIGEIASVLKPRFAVVTNIGTAHIGILGSRENIAKEKAKIFSYFGGFGTGVIPVDDEFSDFLKNEIDGKVVFYGNDTDSVKYICDMGLKGTKFSIDGIETILPLPGKYNYKDALGAIALAQVLGLSSRQISDGISSLKPLSGRSEILDGKNFLIMQDCYNANPDSMEKAIEFIGSVKKEADAKKIFVLGDMLELGSDSKSAHEKTGLLAVNSDVDLVIFIGTEMKAAFKKAKNSSEKNIIFIAGNSQDSMERAASEIKKVLHGSLNSIIFIKGSRGMGLERISKILLAGDE; encoded by the coding sequence ATGAACGAAAATGATTCGCTTTTGTCGCTGGAAGAAATACTTGAAGCCGTTAATGGCGTGCATGTTCTTGGAAACAGTCCGCTTTGCATAAAGTCCGTTCAGACAGACAGCCGCTTGGTTGAAAAAAATACTCTTTTTGTTCCGCTCATTGGCGAAAATCAGGACGGACATTCTTATGTTCCACAGGCGATTGAAAAAGGTGCAAGCGTAGTTTTTATAAGTATGAAAAATTTTGAAAACAACGGAAATTATTTTGTTGAACTTCATGAAAAAAATCCTTCTGTAATTTTTATCGCTGTGGAAAACACTCTTGAAGCTTTGCAGAAATCGGCTGCCCGTTACGTGGAAAAATTTCCGCATCTTATAAAAATTGGCGTTACAGGCTCAAGCGGAAAAACCACAACAAAAGAAATTTTGGTTTCAATACTTTCGCAAAAATACAAAGTCATTTCAAACAAAGGAAATTTAAACAGCGAAACTGGACTTCCGCTTTCTGTGTTCAACATAAGAGCCGAGCATGAGTGCGGTGTTTTTGAAATGGGCATGAACCGTGAAAATGAAATTGGAGAAATCGCTTCTGTGCTGAAGCCACGCTTTGCTGTTGTAACAAATATTGGTACAGCACATATTGGGATTCTTGGAAGCCGTGAAAATATTGCAAAAGAGAAAGCAAAAATTTTCAGTTATTTCGGCGGATTTGGAACTGGCGTAATTCCGGTTGACGATGAGTTTTCAGATTTTTTAAAAAACGAAATTGATGGAAAAGTTGTATTCTATGGAAACGACACTGATTCTGTAAAATATATTTGCGACATGGGATTGAAAGGAACAAAATTCAGCATAGACGGAATTGAAACGATTTTGCCGCTTCCTGGAAAATATAACTACAAAGATGCTTTGGGCGCGATTGCTCTTGCTCAGGTTCTTGGACTTTCTTCACGGCAAATTTCAGATGGAATTTCAAGTTTAAAGCCATTGTCCGGCCGCTCTGAAATTCTTGACGGAAAAAATTTTCTTATTATGCAGGACTGCTACAATGCGAATCCTGATTCAATGGAAAAAGCAATTGAATTTATCGGCTCTGTAAAAAAAGAAGCGGACGCAAAAAAAATTTTTGTTCTTGGCGATATGCTTGAGCTTGGTTCTGATTCAAAATCCGCGCATGAAAAAACTGGACTTCTTGCTGTAAATTCTGATGTTGACCTTGTGATTTTTATTGGAACAGAAATGAAAGCCGCTTTTAAAAAGGCGAAAAATTCTTCTGAAAAAAATATTATTTTTATTGCTGGAAATTCTCAAGATTCAATGGAGCGGGCTGCTTCGGAAATAAAAAAAGTTTTGCACGGAAGTTTAAATTCAATTATATTTATAAAAGGTTCCAGAGGAATGGGGCTTGAGCGGATTTCAAAAATTTTGCTTGCTGGAGACGAGTGA
- the ruvC gene encoding crossover junction endodeoxyribonuclease RuvC — protein sequence MKERRIIGIDPGLAHTGFGIIDCENSRISLVSYGVIETSSNDSHEVRLFYIYNKLLAILNEFRPTEAEMETLFFARNTTSALAVAEAKGVVNLCLVQQAIPIFMYSPNQIKCAVTGTKTADKDTVARYVQLLLNLKQPPRPDHAADALAGAITHFHSTLSA from the coding sequence ATGAAAGAACGCCGGATTATAGGCATAGATCCTGGGCTTGCGCATACCGGGTTTGGGATAATCGACTGTGAAAATTCCAGAATTTCTCTTGTGAGCTACGGAGTTATAGAAACTTCAAGCAACGATTCGCATGAAGTCCGCTTGTTTTATATTTACAATAAACTTCTGGCGATTTTGAATGAATTTCGTCCTACAGAAGCCGAAATGGAAACTTTATTTTTTGCTCGCAATACGACTAGCGCGCTTGCAGTGGCGGAAGCAAAAGGTGTTGTGAACTTGTGCCTTGTTCAGCAGGCGATTCCCATTTTTATGTATTCTCCGAATCAGATAAAATGCGCAGTTACTGGAACAAAAACTGCGGATAAAGATACTGTTGCCCGGTATGTTCAGCTTTTGTTGAATTTGAAGCAGCCGCCTCGTCCGGACCATGCCGCGGACGCTCTTGCCGGTGCTATAACACATTTTCATAGCACTTTGTCTGCGTAG
- a CDS encoding PTS sugar transporter subunit IIA: MEDDILTIEEVAKYLRVSERTVYDWAQKGEIPSGKIGTVWRFKKSEIEKWVNERLSSGGKSNDSEIIVQVKNILSPERIVFMNHQTKHDSLVRLAQNLATAPQVKDAKELEAEILKREDLMSTSIGRGLAIPHVRLSSVTDLVMSVGISKCDIIGFQPVDEIPVRILFMIAAAYNQHSYYLKTLSFFSAKLKDASLREVLLNSESPMDAYNLLIK, encoded by the coding sequence ATGGAAGATGATATTCTTACAATTGAAGAAGTTGCAAAATATCTTCGTGTAAGCGAGCGTACTGTATATGACTGGGCTCAGAAAGGCGAAATTCCAAGTGGAAAAATTGGAACTGTCTGGAGATTTAAAAAATCTGAAATTGAAAAATGGGTAAATGAGCGGCTTTCTTCCGGCGGAAAGTCAAATGATTCTGAGATTATTGTTCAGGTAAAAAATATACTTTCTCCAGAGCGGATTGTTTTTATGAATCATCAGACAAAGCATGATTCTCTTGTCCGTCTTGCGCAGAATCTTGCCACAGCCCCTCAGGTAAAAGATGCAAAAGAACTGGAGGCTGAAATTCTCAAGCGGGAAGATCTTATGTCAACTTCTATTGGAAGAGGTCTTGCGATTCCCCATGTGCGCCTTTCAAGTGTTACTGACCTTGTTATGTCCGTAGGAATTTCAAAATGCGACATAATTGGTTTTCAGCCTGTTGATGAAATTCCTGTAAGAATTCTTTTTATGATTGCGGCGGCTTATAATCAGCACAGCTATTATTTAAAGACACTTTCATTCTTTAGCGCAAAACTAAAGGACGCATCTTTGAGAGAAGTTCTTCTTAATTCAGAATCTCCTATGGATGCTTACAATCTTCTCATAAAATAA
- a CDS encoding transposase has translation MGAWLEQKEKVKELLASEEYKTLMKKRSTEYETVFNQTKGNPGFRNFHLRGKAKAGTEWGLLMIGYDFKQLVRLMNA, from the coding sequence ATGGGCGCCTGGCTTGAGCAGAAAGAAAAAGTAAAGGAACTTCTCGCAAGTGAAGAATATAAGACACTCATGAAAAAACGCTCAACGGAGTACGAGACCGTCTTCAACCAGACAAAAGGCAATCCGGGATTCAGAAACTTCCATCTCCGCGGGAAAGCAAAAGCCGGGACTGAATGGGGATTGCTGATGATTGGATATGATTTCAAGCAGCTGGTTCGATTAATGAATGCCTAA
- the rsmH gene encoding 16S rRNA (cytosine(1402)-N(4))-methyltransferase RsmH, with translation MEIVHTPVLLNECLKFLSPIGEPFEKDAFMIDSTLGEGGHSFNFLKKFPTLKILGLDADSVIQARAKERLSEFGERMKFYNGWFNDFYCNYSEERKPDLILFDLGISVFHYEKSGRGFSFRHDEELDMRLNADTKESATDIVNEMPEDELANMIYLYSDEKYSRRIASAIVSARKSQKIVSTKALADIIFNAVPSKYKYGNIHPATRTFQALRILVNSELKRLPEAIHAAFNVLAPGGKIGVITFHSLEDRIVKNYFRNLGKQCVCPREFPECVCGGTPCAEILTRKPVEPSEEEIKANSPSRSAKLRVVRKLRDAEKLRLYGVEAL, from the coding sequence GTGGAAATTGTTCATACTCCTGTATTGCTAAATGAATGTCTCAAATTTCTTTCTCCGATTGGCGAGCCGTTTGAAAAGGACGCTTTTATGATTGATTCAACTTTGGGAGAAGGCGGACATTCGTTTAATTTTTTAAAGAAATTTCCAACTTTAAAAATTCTTGGACTTGATGCCGACAGCGTTATTCAGGCAAGGGCGAAAGAGCGTCTTTCGGAATTTGGAGAGCGGATGAAGTTTTACAATGGCTGGTTCAACGATTTTTATTGCAATTATTCTGAAGAAAGAAAGCCTGACTTGATTTTGTTTGATTTGGGAATAAGTGTTTTTCATTATGAAAAAAGCGGCAGAGGATTTTCATTTCGGCATGACGAAGAGCTTGATATGAGGTTGAATGCTGACACAAAAGAAAGCGCCACCGACATCGTCAATGAAATGCCGGAAGACGAGCTTGCAAATATGATTTATCTTTATTCAGATGAAAAATATTCAAGGCGGATTGCAAGTGCGATTGTTTCTGCAAGAAAGTCTCAGAAAATTGTTTCAACAAAAGCTTTGGCAGATATAATTTTCAATGCCGTTCCTTCAAAATATAAATACGGAAATATTCATCCTGCGACAAGGACTTTTCAGGCTTTGAGAATTCTTGTCAACAGTGAGCTTAAAAGGCTGCCGGAAGCAATCCATGCCGCGTTCAATGTTCTTGCTCCGGGTGGAAAAATAGGCGTTATAACATTTCATTCGCTTGAGGACAGAATTGTAAAAAATTATTTTCGTAATCTTGGAAAGCAATGTGTTTGTCCTCGGGAATTTCCTGAATGTGTTTGCGGCGGAACTCCCTGCGCGGAAATTTTAACAAGAAAACCGGTTGAGCCTTCCGAAGAAGAAATCAAAGCAAATTCGCCTTCCAGAAGCGCAAAGCTCCGTGTTGTGCGAAAACTTCGGGATGCGGAAAAACTTCGGCTTTATGGAGTGGAGGCTTTGTAA
- a CDS encoding cell division protein FtsL produces MKIKSLLKNFCLVIFSLGIPGLLILNGIQSSKYRELKKEVLDLEKKQEKLIAENKKLITDISVLSSSDRIETIAENDLGMRKAETEEIVRVEMRKNERK; encoded by the coding sequence ATGAAAATAAAAAGTTTGCTGAAAAATTTTTGTCTTGTTATATTCTCCTTGGGAATTCCTGGACTTTTGATTTTAAATGGAATTCAGTCAAGCAAATACCGCGAGCTAAAAAAAGAGGTTTTGGATCTTGAGAAAAAACAGGAAAAATTAATAGCGGAAAATAAAAAACTTATAACGGATATAAGCGTGCTTTCAAGTTCGGATAGAATTGAAACTATTGCAGAAAATGATTTGGGCATGAGAAAAGCTGAAACTGAAGAAATCGTGCGCGTGGAGATGAGAAAAAATGAACGAAAATGA
- a CDS encoding IS110 family transposase: protein MPPGLQNRGFGRKLGIENNKHDLPHAKRSTTMNNVTENTKVIYVGIDVHKDTNSFCAYDSREDKLFAEHKSSSKFENTLHYLKNLQKSVGQDAVFLIGYEAGPTGYGLCRKLQKEDFACVIIAPSTIAKAPGQKVKTDRMDARLLAKTLAFKTYSPVCLPSEKLEAIKEYTRVRTAKITMLKKAKQNLLSFLLRMGLPYPQSGHYWTQAHMAWLRTMNFADKWLQESFEEYHAEVITLMDKVQRIEAKILELCKDDEVREKIDALVCISGISYVSAISIVAEIGDFSRFSKAKSFVSFTGLCPGEDSSGNRVRHTAITKAGNSRVRSLLVECAGSLRMHSVVTAKSVRVKERQKNASAAIVSYADKCTLRLRKRMLYLSQKGLPYNLVTTAGARELACFVWGMMNFVDNRKTALNKIDEGELSDIQKTVEEFIAQ from the coding sequence GTGCCACCAGGTTTGCAGAATCGAGGGTTCGGTCGTAAACTTGGAATAGAAAACAACAAGCATGACCTGCCTCATGCAAAAAGGAGCACTACAATGAACAATGTAACAGAGAACACAAAAGTAATCTATGTCGGAATTGACGTGCACAAGGACACAAATTCTTTCTGTGCTTATGACAGCCGTGAAGACAAATTATTCGCGGAGCACAAAAGCTCTTCCAAATTTGAAAACACGCTTCACTACCTGAAGAACCTTCAAAAATCAGTCGGGCAAGATGCAGTTTTTCTTATTGGATACGAGGCAGGTCCCACAGGATACGGACTTTGCAGAAAACTTCAAAAAGAAGACTTCGCCTGCGTCATTATCGCCCCATCGACAATAGCAAAGGCACCTGGTCAGAAAGTCAAGACAGACAGGATGGACGCCCGCCTTCTTGCAAAGACTCTCGCCTTCAAAACCTACAGCCCTGTCTGCCTTCCTTCTGAAAAACTTGAGGCGATAAAGGAATATACACGGGTCAGGACGGCAAAAATCACCATGCTCAAAAAAGCAAAGCAGAACCTCCTTTCTTTCCTGCTGCGAATGGGCTTGCCTTATCCTCAGAGCGGCCATTACTGGACGCAGGCTCACATGGCTTGGCTCAGGACGATGAACTTCGCTGACAAGTGGCTTCAGGAATCATTTGAGGAATATCACGCCGAAGTAATAACGCTCATGGACAAAGTTCAGAGAATTGAGGCGAAGATTCTGGAACTCTGCAAGGATGATGAAGTGAGGGAAAAAATTGATGCCCTGGTGTGCATCTCTGGAATCAGTTATGTCTCCGCCATTTCGATTGTCGCGGAAATCGGGGATTTTTCCCGTTTTTCAAAGGCGAAGTCCTTCGTAAGCTTTACAGGACTTTGTCCCGGCGAGGATTCAAGCGGAAACAGGGTACGGCACACGGCGATTACGAAAGCTGGGAATTCAAGAGTCAGAAGTCTTCTTGTTGAGTGTGCGGGAAGCCTTAGAATGCATTCTGTTGTCACGGCAAAATCAGTCAGGGTAAAAGAGCGGCAGAAAAATGCGTCCGCCGCCATCGTTTCTTACGCGGACAAGTGCACGCTCAGGCTCAGAAAAAGAATGCTTTATCTTTCCCAAAAAGGGCTCCCCTACAATCTAGTAACGACGGCGGGGGCAAGGGAGCTTGCATGTTTTGTCTGGGGAATGATGAATTTTGTTGACAACAGGAAAACTGCCTTGAACAAAATTGATGAGGGGGAGCTTTCCGACATTCAAAAAACGGTCGAGGAGTTTATTGCGCAATGA
- a CDS encoding RluA family pseudouridine synthase: MKTFSIIFENEEILLVNKEGGVSVQGGAGIAHPLDAELSIQLGYKIFLVHRLDKETSGILVVAKNAQAAAKWTNLISGGKVKKEYVAVCFGIPVVDGKKCYSGVLEGTVEAHGRTQAAKTFFKVESVWNVKIPESEKELELSFLKLTLGTGRMHQIRIQLAKASCPIAGDDKHGDFKKNKLARKIGIKKLQLASVKLSLPVDGKTQTFEIPLPEHIKTTLDNM, from the coding sequence ATGAAAACTTTTTCTATAATTTTTGAAAATGAAGAAATTCTTCTTGTGAATAAGGAGGGTGGTGTTTCTGTTCAAGGCGGAGCTGGCATTGCACATCCGCTTGATGCGGAGCTTTCCATTCAGCTTGGCTACAAAATTTTTCTTGTTCACCGTTTGGATAAAGAAACTTCCGGCATTCTTGTTGTTGCAAAAAACGCGCAGGCAGCTGCAAAGTGGACGAACTTGATTTCAGGTGGAAAAGTGAAAAAAGAGTATGTCGCGGTTTGCTTTGGAATTCCTGTTGTAGACGGAAAAAAATGCTATTCAGGTGTTCTGGAAGGAACTGTTGAGGCTCACGGAAGAACTCAGGCGGCAAAAACTTTTTTTAAAGTTGAATCAGTTTGGAATGTAAAAATTCCAGAATCAGAAAAAGAACTGGAACTTAGTTTTTTGAAGCTCACTTTGGGAACTGGCCGTATGCATCAGATAAGAATTCAGCTTGCGAAGGCTTCTTGTCCGATTGCAGGAGACGACAAGCACGGAGATTTTAAAAAGAATAAGCTTGCGAGAAAAATCGGAATAAAAAAACTTCAGCTTGCATCTGTAAAACTTTCATTGCCGGTTGATGGAAAAACGCAGACTTTTGAGATTCCGCTTCCAGAGCATATAAAAACTACGTTAGACAATATGTAG
- the mraZ gene encoding division/cell wall cluster transcriptional repressor MraZ, whose protein sequence is MEMLFGEYNNTLDDKGRIQFPAKLRSVLQQESLVVTQGLDRCLMIFSIDEWTSLNKKIVDSASLFNDQKRLVMRRFIAPAQKLDFDKSGRLSIPQTLRDYAGLKGECTILGINKYMELWDSEKYRAYLEKTEDSFLKAAETMGDILM, encoded by the coding sequence ATGGAAATGCTTTTTGGCGAGTACAACAACACGCTGGACGATAAAGGAAGAATTCAGTTTCCGGCTAAGTTGCGCTCTGTTTTGCAGCAGGAAAGTCTTGTTGTAACTCAGGGGCTCGACCGCTGTCTTATGATTTTCTCCATTGATGAATGGACTTCTCTTAATAAAAAAATTGTGGACTCGGCGTCTTTGTTCAATGACCAGAAACGCCTTGTTATGCGACGCTTTATTGCGCCTGCACAAAAATTGGACTTTGATAAATCCGGTCGTCTTTCTATTCCCCAGACGCTTAGAGATTACGCGGGACTTAAAGGTGAATGTACAATTCTTGGAATCAACAAGTATATGGAGCTTTGGGATTCTGAAAAGTACAGGGCTTATCTTGAGAAAACTGAAGATTCCTTCCTTAAGGCTGCGGAAACTATGGGCGATATTTTGATGTGA
- a CDS encoding chemotaxis protein CheX, with translation MRVEYINPFVETSYRVLKEVLGGAEVKRGDLYLKSTAMPVMGVAALVGLAGDVEGRVLFDMTFETALNIASKMNEEKLPAFDDLAKATISELANLITAQSVTKLHDLGFKFDLTPPALFAGEKMEIAALGGTTDNVEALIVPLITDYGKIEVNVAIRERT, from the coding sequence ATGAGAGTAGAGTATATTAATCCATTTGTCGAAACTTCTTACCGTGTTTTAAAAGAAGTTTTGGGCGGGGCAGAAGTAAAAAGAGGCGACTTGTATTTGAAGTCAACTGCTATGCCTGTAATGGGTGTTGCGGCTCTTGTTGGACTTGCAGGAGATGTTGAAGGCCGTGTTCTTTTTGACATGACTTTTGAAACTGCATTGAATATTGCTTCCAAGATGAATGAGGAAAAATTGCCGGCTTTTGACGACTTGGCAAAGGCTACTATCAGCGAGCTTGCAAATTTGATTACAGCGCAGTCTGTTACAAAATTGCATGACCTTGGTTTTAAATTTGACCTTACGCCTCCTGCCTTGTTCGCAGGTGAAAAAATGGAAATAGCGGCATTGGGCGGAACAACAGACAATGTAGAAGCTCTTATTGTTCCTCTTATTACTGACTATGGCAAAATTGAAGTTAACGTCGCAATTCGCGAGCGCACATAA
- a CDS encoding YebC/PmpR family DNA-binding transcriptional regulator, with protein sequence MSGHSKWSTIKHAKGIADAKRGALFTKFIKEISIAAKMGGGDPDSNPRLRTAMLKAKAASMPKDNIERAIKKGTGELGAVSYEELVYEGYAPGGVAVLVDVLTDNKNRAAADVRNIFNKNGGNLGTTGSTSRMFERKGVIEYDAEKVSEDDVMSVAVEAGAEDVVNEDGVITVTTDPASFDAVLEALQSKEWETLSAAVSMVPFNYTAVDVETAKKVQKLLDKLEENDDVQNVYSTVEYPEDFDPEA encoded by the coding sequence ATGTCAGGACACAGTAAATGGTCAACCATTAAACACGCAAAAGGTATTGCTGATGCAAAACGTGGAGCGCTTTTCACAAAATTCATAAAGGAAATTTCTATCGCGGCAAAAATGGGTGGAGGAGATCCTGATTCTAACCCTCGCCTTAGAACTGCTATGCTCAAGGCAAAGGCTGCTTCTATGCCAAAGGACAATATTGAGCGCGCTATAAAGAAAGGAACTGGTGAACTTGGTGCAGTTTCTTATGAAGAACTTGTTTACGAAGGATATGCTCCGGGCGGAGTTGCTGTTCTCGTGGATGTTCTTACAGACAACAAGAACCGCGCTGCTGCTGATGTTCGCAATATTTTCAATAAAAACGGCGGAAATCTCGGAACAACAGGTTCTACAAGCCGTATGTTTGAGCGCAAAGGCGTTATAGAATATGATGCAGAAAAAGTAAGCGAAGACGATGTTATGAGCGTTGCAGTTGAAGCTGGCGCGGAAGATGTTGTAAATGAAGATGGTGTTATCACTGTAACAACAGATCCTGCTTCATTTGATGCGGTTCTTGAAGCTCTTCAGTCTAAAGAATGGGAAACACTTTCTGCCGCTGTTTCTATGGTTCCGTTTAACTATACAGCAGTTGATGTAGAAACTGCAAAGAAAGTTCAGAAACTTTTGGACAAACTTGAAGAAAACGATGATGTTCAGAACGTTTATTCAACTGTTGAATATCCGGAAGACTTCGATCCAGAAGCCTAA